CTCTGCTCCGGAACCTTACCTGTACTTCCACAGTTGGTGCAAAGTCGCTCCTTCcacagcaatccacgatcagcgAGCCATTCGCCGAATTCCTACAATTTCGATGCAAGCTCCGGCCAAATGGTAATCAGTAATCTGAGTGAAGTCACGAAGAGCCAGCAAGTTAGAGGCACCCATTAAGCAAATGGAATGATTTAACGACGAGAGCCGTTAACGTATTGTATGGACGCCTTTGGGCCTGCTCTGCTCCAATACCTTTTTCGCGTCCTGAGTACTAGTACAGTACTGGCACAGTGGAAGTTCTCGCTACGAATCGCCTCAAATAATCACACGAGATACAATAGGAAAGCAGTTCGATTTTGGTGCGCCAGAGTGCCCTCCTCCCCAACTAAATTTAACCGAGATCCAATCCTTACAAACTGAAACAACAGAGGTGCCACAGGGTGTCACCGGTATCGACGAGCtcatcgatttctttttttcttgctgctaGTTCATCCTTGCTTCGGGCGAAGCGGCACAAATAGAATAATGTAGTAATAGCTGAAATCCTTTTTCGTTAAGTCAGTATATTTTTTGCTAGTGTCTCCTGTAAGACTTTAGTTCCGAGGAAATGCATTTCTGCTCCATTTCTCCCATGTCATTGTGCATGATTAGAATTCTTCGCATTAGTAGTTGCAGCAGTGACTATGACGGAAGCTTAACCTccaaaactacatgaaaaaAGGGGCATGAAGGcgaaaagcacaaaaattaaCTTAGTGGAAAAGGATTTTGCTAGGACTAGGCCACATTAGTCATGcagaaatatacaaataaaggACAGAGAACAAATctcaggaaaaggaaaaatgtgctCCCTACAATTAATCGTTGTAGTGATCAGAGGCCAGAGCGGATCTATTATGGTCTCCTCTAAGATGTAACGTTTTGCACCAACACAACACGTTCAACGCCGACTGTGCATCGTATGTAACGCACAAACGCAAATGCATTTCAACATATCTCAGAAATGCTTCAGTTAATTCGTAAAAGAAAAAGCCTTCTTACTTCTGATCACTGCAATGAAAAAGTATGACATAGTCCTCTtcgaaggaaggaaggaatgtGAAGGATTCTCAAAGATGGGTGTTAACAAGATTAGTGATCACGGGGAATACGGTAAACCGCAACTGTTTATTGTtgtaaggctgcccgcagagttcacggCCGCGCGCGCAGCCTAAGGAACAAGAGGAAGTTAAGTTTGCAAACGAGGAATCGGTCCAAAACAAATCTCTGGTTTTGATTCCCAGGAAGAGTGGAAGGAAGTTAGAAGTTTAGAAGATAGTGGTAAGAGGTGCAGCCACGACTGTACGATAGagggttcaaaaccgccctaagtcaatcaaacttttcatctttccggggtcgataaactggtactaAGCTCGTCTGGTCAAACCGGACAAGGACAATGACTTTATTCATCGGCTAGAATCCACAGGTCACTCCAAAGGCTGTATACATGTCCATGAAGCTCAAACCATTATGAATTAAACTCGATCGCGTCTGATGAACACCagcactttgttttttttgtgatctacTACTACATGCGGCGCAAAACCGTCCGACCCGAATTCCCGCTCACCGTTTAAGATGAACAGCACCTAGAAGTTGAGTAACTGAGCCGGACCCATTATGGTCTGTTGAGATACTGCTAATGGTCACACATCTGCACCAATCATGGGGTAGAGATAACTTCGAGTTAAAATGTGTGATAAAATCTACAAATCAACAACAGTTAAACAAGGGAACGGGGAACATGCTCAGCAGTGCTACATCGAGTGGTGATGAGAAGCGATACAAGACTGTGAACATCGCCATAGACAATAATCAGGCTTGGCTTCTGGTATGTAGCTGACGATGCTGATCATGGTAGTACGTAGTCCGTAGATTTTATCTCACAGCAAtgatcgatttcttttttttctggtcttcGCTGCAAACATACAACATAGGGTTTGcagaaggtgaagaaaattatatttgataCTTGATTTGGAATGTCGGTATGTAGCGGAAAGAACTATCTTCAGACCATTACCAACACTATTGCTATTGACTTATTTTTCTAGCATGGACGGTGGAAACATGACAACTTTCACATACGCTGGTCACAATTGCTGCATATGCCAAGAACCCCTCTTACTCTCAACGTTATTTATACAATTCTAATATAATCTataaaaagacttttttgaCTTCATATTTAAGTATTTGTTAAATACACTTGCTTCCTTATATTAGCATCTGTGTTTGAAAAGTGCTGAAGTACAAGAGGACGGCGAAGCCAGCAGTTTGTCCATTaataacgaagaaaagaaattatccaTACTGGTACAAGTTAGTTGGAACGACATTTGTTCGCTGAAGTAAAACAAATCCTTACTTTGCAAATCCTTTATTGTATCAGATATCCGAAGTGCACTTTTCGCGTGTGACACAATGAAAGTTTAGCAGTGCATTCAGGTTTGGCTGACCTAGACCAACACGCGAGGGACGGGGAAGGAAATTCGCACTTGCGAATAAGTCCAGCCAATCCGTTACAGAGGAAAACTAACTTAGAATAAAAACCAGAAGATGAGTTagatatattattatacaatTGAATaagaaacaacatgaaaatatagaaaatatagcAGCTTCTTCCTGAGCTACCAAATGATAATGTTATTGCTGAGGATATGTTAGTCAGGTCGCGAACAGAGTTTGCAGCAGCCCTTTCttattgtttctgtttctagTTTTTCCTCACTTCAGGACCGTACAAGTAGGCGATAGTCATCTAATTCGTAGAGATCACCTGGGTACCTTATGAGGGGCCGCTCTCATAAGTTAGCCAAAGTcaggccaaaacgacatgactcACGGACAGCtgagtaagcggctgcgctcgaaacggtgcagtggagacagcggttggaaacTAGtcgagatgggtggcggtagcgaggatccttacacgattccaaccgcttcgCACCACCGCGCCtcttcgagcgcggccgctcACAAAGCTGctaacccttgctggcaccacccattgcagtttgcgatggtcacATCTTGGTtacaactgctgcctccatcattgagcgcgtacgcaagtgcgctgtgcttcatgtcgttcctagcatataaaataaagtgcacggcgttgatcaatccctgtGGGGATGTGcatacgcgttcgacttcaactcagacttcgtttgaggtttataaacGAATGACTTGCGTGGGATAGCCACTgcgtcacgtcagtgtttttttatcctcccagacaagcctggtatcAACTTATCGAAAGCGgaatgatgaaaggcttggtgagcactagggcggattcaaatctccgatcgattgtagctacagcggaatctcttggcgattttctacatttctatattatatatatatatatttcttcttcttcacctCTAACAACGAATTCAGTCACAGATGCGATTGCCGGAGCCGGTGCACCCCTTCTGCATCCCCTTCCTCTCCTCTCCCACACTGGTCACCACCAGAAGgtaacaagaaacaaaaaaggtaaAGGTAGAGAAATGAAGACGTTGGAAgatgtagaaaataataaattagatCGCTACACCAACTCCAGTCAACAAGTGAgcgattgaaaaaatgaaagaatctTTCTTTGTGATAATTGCGAAACgtacagaaataaaattcttttagTCTACATAATGGAGACCGAAAATTCAATACCACAAGGTAAGAAAGCAATATTTTGGAGGAGCCATCTATGAAAACAGCAGGCGTGTGGAGTTAGAGCACGTTTTTTTAATCAGAGAATATCTACGttcaaaaggaaaatcaaCTGAATGGCATCCTAGAATCCACAACGATGTATTTAATGAAATAGACTATGGTCGATCTACCATTCGTTTGCTCCGAAAAAATGGAGTCTAAAATTCGACATGAAAAAACGAATGTTGGCATTTCCTCTCAGAACCTCCAAATACTGAGAGTGAGATaagcttccagaaaaaagaaaaaagcaaatggtAGATAAACGGTGATAAATGATACAGAGGAAAATGCGCTGCAAAAGGccaatattcttttttcgtttaggGCTAAATAAATGGATCTGAAAGAAAACGTCGAAAACGTCAAAGTTTATGAGTTTTCTGGTTCCTTTTCCGTCAATTCGAAACCAACAGAAACAACCAACATTTTACACCAAAAAATTTCTGGCCACGCTCTATCAGAAAGAATATGTACATGTGGtctaaagaaaattctttttcataaAAGAGATTAAGGGGAGTTGAGCAGAATccattgtggatttttctacCAGACAGTCGGAAACATGATGAGAGAGTGCCTCGGGGGAACACTTCAATCTTCGGTCCACGTTCCTCCGACCCCACCCCTAGCAGTAAACTGCGCGTTTTCACGGGCCAGCTTATCTCCGTATAGGGATTGAAATTTAGATCGGATATGCATCCTTCATTGTGTTggtagtttttaatttaagcAAATTACTcagagaaaatttgtttttgaagatgGTAAAGACACCAATTTCTTTCGACTCAGGACGCATTTTGAGTGCAATCAGGCCTCTTCTGTATAAAGTGAACAGTGCTAGAATGGAGTTCTAAAATGACGCAATTCACTAAGTTTGTTCGGTGTTCTTTTGGCGCTAGTTTTGTTCGAactctaatttctttttgattgaATACTGTACCACTTCCTGTCTGCAAGCACGGATCATGTCTAGCCAGAGCATTCAGTTATCTCGGAGTGAAGAGATAAGTAGAGTCAGCGAGGTTCCGTTTTCCACAGATGACTACTGCAGCCCCAGTTCTAATCTAACCACTAGCAGTTGCGCTACAAACTCGACATAGCAGCATCGTTAACTCCAATAAGCTGAACgagtgaagaaaacaaactcgACCGCAAGAGCTTGCTTCACTTCGAGCGCGGGTGCCTATGCAACCGCATCaggtttcaggtcgttttgactcgacgaTGTGAAAACAGTTTCGATTATCCAAGCTTGAAGTCATATAGTAGGGtgaaaacggcatgaagcataTACGCGGCTAGGAGCGacctggaacccttgctggcaccacccatcgctgcagtttgcgacggtcccacctcggttgcAATTGCtgcttccaccgcgccgtttcgagcacgtacgcaaagTTTTGGTCCAACAATATGTTCTGTGATTGCAAGGGACgaaaagaataattaaaaaacgaaaagaataaaCGGATAAAAAGTAGGATACTACCAATTTTGCAAATGTTGCCTGTGTTGCCAAATGTTGTCCTTGTTCAAGTACGCTGGCAAACTTGGGCTACGTGCAGTGCGATTATAGGTGATCAATGAACACTAATCTGGCTCACCTAACAAGCTCCtctccacagaaaaaaaaaactttttcggGGTGTACAGTGTATAATCAAGACAGCGCAATCGACCTGCGATTAGGCTTATGCGATGTAATTGGTGCAAGATGCAGCAGAAATAGCTTCCACATTTCAGGAATCACTGTGTAGTCCCTAAACAAGTACAGTTgggtcgggtcagaacgacattaAGCCccgtgcagttgcataagcagtgcggtggagaATGGCGCTTACAAGAGAGAACCCCTGCTCAGTCtagctgctgcagtttgcTATGAGTGGTGCTAACATTGAGAAGAAATCATAACTACATTTGGGAAGTAAAAACTTTTTGGGATACCTCGTGCCATTTTTTCAATCCCCTTTGGCTTGTAAGAATTATTTTTGCCCCATCTTGTATGTGTTGACGTTTATAAAGTTCCATCTGCTAGTGCAGATGAAAGAAAAGCGAACTATTATTACGCATCTTACGGTCAAGATTCAACTGCGTAAATTCCAAAGGAATCTTATAATCAAATACATGAAACCCTACAAGAACTGTTACTCTTCCATGTTTCTTGTCGGGCAAAAAAAGTACTGAGTTCACTACCTTAGCAGCAAGCACATACGTTAATGTCCTTCTTTGACATGTTTGAAGTCACTCAAACTAATCAAATGATCAATCAGGATACTTAATGATTATGCAGTTAAAAGTAAGGTGAGCAACCGTAAATGGATTAGCTACCGTGGATTATAATTTCATTCATCCACCCATTCTTCATTATAATATTTTACCATCACGATAGGTAACGAATAGGGTGTTAATCCTGTGGTAATAACTCTTGTTCTCCTgacaaatttaaaggcatcacaccacgaatctgaggtggtgcgggcatcaggtgggttatgcctatatggggACGTAGATCATGGGgagtagggtgattccgtccattccttcctaattgccgtaaaaaaacggcccggaagatgcgattTCGAGCGTCCCGGAGCGTTTCCTACAACGAAttcgagtggagcgcgccagccttggaCACGCGCCggatcttccaggccgttttttttacggcaattaggcaggaatggacggaatcctcaccataatctacgacctcgtagaggcataacccacctgaaacccgcaccaccccagattcgtgaggtgatgcctttaaccctcTGCTAAATTAACGACTAAAGACGCACCACCGTTTGTTCGCTTTGTTAATTAAAGCGCGATCGCCATGATGCATGCATGATGGTAAATGGTTTTGACACCGCCAGCAGGGGGcgatggagatagcggttggaatcgaggtggggccaTCGCGAGCCGCAGCAATCAACGTCCCTCACTCagtcctaaccgctacacctcACCGCGCCCAAGCGCAACcggttacgcaactgcactgcagttcgtgtcattttgactctacAATGGACACTGTACGACGTCAGACTACACCGAACGTAGACATCGCATGTGTTAGTCCTTACACATTACCTACTGCAATCACAAGCAAATCATATCATATGCAAATCCCATCATGGAACGACAAACCGTTAGCCTACGAAGGCAGATCCGCCTCTGCAGGACAACAACACGGTGGCACTGGTCCCGCGAGCGTCCGCCGTGGTGACGAGTCATCCCGCAGCGCGGCTGCGTTGCGGTCCCTGCCCATTGCTTGCGGCTGCCATGCGTGGTGTGGACGTTGTCGATTCTTTTAGGCTgtctttgttgttcttttgaCATGTTTGTCTTGTCATTGTTTCCTCTTGTAGAATCGGTGATGGGTGTTTTACACCGTGATTCTGCTTACGTTGTACCCCCATTGAGGTCTTCTAAGTGGTGTTTGATTTTGTGAGAACTGCAAAGTTTTGTGCCTAGGAAGAGCTTTGTAACGTTTGTCGAAGTGGATAGCTGAATACAAGCAGACTTAAACATTAACGCAGTACTAGGAAGTAGCGCTGATGCGGAAACGTGTTCCAATAACAACTTGCGTCATTGTTCTCCTACAGCATCTCCAAGGATCTAGAGTTTTACGTAATTTGCATTTTAATCACAGTGGAAATTTTCCCCGCATTAGTGCAGAACCAGTTCTGATTTGCTGATTAGTTTCTTCCACAACTCAACTGACAGATCAGGTTTCGGGGAAAGAGGTTCTCTCATTTAAATACTGCTATCTTGCTCTTTGCAACACCGAATTATTGGAATTGGGATGGAGGGAAAGGTTGGTTACAGCACAGGAGCTCCCACAAAACAACAACGTAGAGAAATGAGGTTTTTGAAGGGGCATGTGTAGCTACGCACCCTACTTCCAAACTGACTGGACTGGTACTTTCAATTATGGTAACACTGCGAAGTACAGTGAAACAGGTCTGAACAACTACGACTAAGACTTCGAAGCTTTTACTTTTTCCCGGCCTTGAGTGAAATGTAGCGATGAATGGCGCGACGTGCAGAACGGACTGCATCTTTTATAAATCTCGTTTTTCTACcaccaatttttctttgttttttttttcattcggtCGCGGTTGTGTGCAGATcactgaactttttttttaaatc
This is a stretch of genomic DNA from Necator americanus strain Aroian chromosome II, whole genome shotgun sequence. It encodes these proteins:
- a CDS encoding hypothetical protein (NECATOR_CHRII.G6072.T1), with translation MEIAVGIEVGPSRAAAINVPHSVLTATPHRAQAQPVTQLHCSSCHFDSTMDTVRRQTTPNVDIACVSPYTLPTAITSKSYHMQIPSWNDKPLAYEGRSASAGQQHGGTGPASVRRGDESSRSAAALRSLPIACGCHAWCGRCRFF